The Schistocerca serialis cubense isolate TAMUIC-IGC-003099 chromosome 10, iqSchSeri2.2, whole genome shotgun sequence genome includes a region encoding these proteins:
- the LOC126425038 gene encoding uncharacterized protein LOC126425038, translating into MGPLREMAAREGKKTNVYSVCIPGGVIPDVERVLPDAMKGTWCTHLQVVAHVGTNDVCRYGSEEILSGVRRLSDLVKTASLASGMKAELTICSIVDRTDCGPLVQSRVEGLNQRLRPFCDRVGCRFLDLRHRVVGFRVPLDRSGVHYTQQAATRVAGVVAWAGRFFRLDGLGQVLKGQQPQRVRGKVRTCGDQAAIGIVIVSCGSCVGKVPELQALIESTEAVIVIGTESWLKPEINSAEIFTKVQTVFRKDRLHATGGGVFVAVSSSLSCSEVEVDSSCELLWVEVTLNNRARLIIGSFYRPPESAALVAEQLRENLEYISHKFSQHVIALGGDFNLPDIDWDTQMFRTGGRDRASSDIILSALSENYLEQLNREPTRGDNILDLLITNRPELFDSLSAEQGISDHKAVAASLNMEVNRNIKKREEGLSV; encoded by the coding sequence atggggccccttagggaaatggcagcaagagaggggaagaaaaccaatgtttactccgtgtgcataccggggggagtcattccagatgtggaaagggtccttccggatgccatgaagggtacatggtgcacccatctgcaggtggtcgctcatgtcggcaccaatgatgtgtgtcgctatggatcggaggaaatcctctctggcgtccggcggctatctgatttggtgaagactgccagtctcgctagcgggatgaaagcagagctcaccatttgcagcatcgtcgacaggactgactgcggacctttggtacagagccgagtggagggtctgaatcagaggctgagaccgttctgcgaccgtgtgggctgcagattcctcgacttgcgccatagggtggtggggtttcgggttccgctggataggtcaggagtccactacacgcaacaggcggctacacgggtagcaggggttgtggcgtgggctggacggttttttaggttagatggccttgggcaagtactgaaagggcaacagcctcaacgggtgcggggcaaagtcaggacatgtggggaccaagcagcaatcggtattgtaattgtcagctgtggaagctgcgttggtaaagtaccagaacttcaagcgctgatagaaagcaccgaagctgtaatcgttataggtacagaaagctggcttaagccagagataaattctgccgaaatttttacaaaggtacagacggtgtttagaaaggatagattgcatgcaaccggtggtggagtgttcgtcgctgttagtagtagtttatcctgtagtgaagtagaagtggatagttcctgtgaattattatgggtggaggttacactcaacaaccgagctaggttaataattggttccttttaccgacctcccgagtcagcagcattagtggcagaacaactgagagaaaatttggaatacatttcacataaattttctcagcatgttatagccttaggtggagatttcaatttaccagatatagactgggacactcagatgtttaggacgggtggtagggacagagcatcgagtgacattatactgagtgcactatccgaaaattacctcgagcaattaaacagagaaccgactcgtggggataacatcttggacctactgataacaaacagacctgaacttttcgactctttaagtgcagaacagggaatcagtgatcataaggccgttgcagcatccctgaatatggaagttaataggaatataaaaaaaagggaggaaggtttatctgtttag